In Gemmatimonadota bacterium, the following are encoded in one genomic region:
- the leuS gene encoding leucine--tRNA ligase: protein MNGDRYDHGAVEARWIERWDSEGTYEVDLEAARKPYYNLMMFPYPSAEGMHVGNVFAYTGADIHGRYMRAKGHDVFEPMGFDAFGIHSENFALKINTHPGRLIPDNIVNFTRQFKRLGAMFDWRHEVQSTDPDYYRWTQWIFIQLFKAGLAYQKEAPVTWCPSCNTVLAAEQAEGGVCERCDALVEQRNMRQWFFRITAYARQLLENLETIDWSETTKTAQRRWIGRSEGAEVDFHLASQNEKLSVFTTRPDTLWGATYMVLAPEHPFVDIVTTEDQRAAVSEYVKESGRKTAIEREDVTREKTGVFTGGYAVNPVNDARIPIWISDYVLMTYGTGAIMAVPAHDGRDFEFARAFNLPIVQVISESEDTTNGYDGATGLEEAYTGEGTMINSGPFDGTHSTVGVSAVTDWLDKRGVGKRQVNYRLRDWCISRQRYWGPPIPMIHCGDCGVVPVPEDQLPVILPHVEDFRPDGTGRSPLARDPSFLNTTCPACGGPATRETDVNDNFLDSAWYFFRYPSSEREDVVFDPEMTERWLPVDMYVGGNEHAVLHLMYTRFVTMALHDIGLISFSEPFKKFRAHGTIIRSGAKMSKSKGNVVNPDEYLDKFGADAFRTYLMFLGPYQVGGDFQDAGINGVRRFYDRLWRYVTGTTFSEALADDPEMLALLHAKIRDVTEDIETFQYNTAIARLMELLNGLQNAFSHHRDAACTLLQLAAPFAPFISQELWTHLGREGMICDVPWPEYDPSLIVSATIEYVIQINGRVRDRLELPPGTPREEIEQAAFASERVRQWTDGKESVRNIFVPDKLLNIVVKG from the coding sequence ATGAACGGCGACAGATACGATCACGGAGCGGTCGAGGCGCGGTGGATCGAGCGCTGGGATTCGGAAGGAACGTACGAGGTCGACCTGGAGGCGGCGCGGAAGCCCTACTACAACCTCATGATGTTCCCCTATCCCTCCGCCGAGGGCATGCACGTGGGCAACGTGTTCGCCTATACGGGCGCGGACATCCACGGAAGGTACATGCGCGCAAAGGGACACGACGTGTTCGAGCCCATGGGCTTCGACGCCTTCGGCATCCATTCGGAGAACTTCGCCCTCAAGATCAATACCCATCCCGGACGGCTGATCCCCGACAATATCGTCAACTTCACCCGTCAGTTCAAGCGCCTGGGCGCCATGTTCGACTGGCGTCACGAAGTACAATCCACGGATCCGGATTACTACCGGTGGACGCAGTGGATCTTCATCCAGCTCTTCAAGGCCGGACTGGCCTACCAGAAGGAAGCGCCGGTCACCTGGTGCCCTTCCTGCAACACGGTGCTGGCGGCGGAACAGGCCGAGGGCGGAGTGTGCGAGCGATGCGACGCCCTGGTCGAACAACGGAACATGCGCCAGTGGTTCTTCCGGATCACGGCCTACGCGAGGCAACTACTGGAGAACCTGGAAACGATCGACTGGTCCGAGACGACCAAGACCGCGCAGCGCAGGTGGATCGGCCGAAGCGAAGGTGCCGAGGTGGATTTCCACCTGGCCAGTCAGAACGAGAAGCTCAGTGTGTTCACCACGCGGCCGGATACGCTCTGGGGCGCCACCTACATGGTCCTCGCGCCGGAACACCCCTTTGTCGACATCGTGACCACGGAAGATCAGCGCGCGGCCGTTAGTGAATACGTGAAGGAAAGCGGCCGGAAGACAGCCATCGAGCGCGAGGACGTTACCCGCGAGAAGACCGGCGTGTTCACGGGCGGCTACGCCGTCAATCCGGTCAACGACGCCCGGATTCCGATCTGGATATCCGATTACGTGCTGATGACTTACGGCACGGGCGCCATCATGGCGGTTCCGGCCCATGACGGGCGGGACTTCGAGTTCGCGAGGGCATTCAACCTGCCCATCGTCCAGGTGATCAGCGAATCGGAAGACACGACGAACGGATACGACGGCGCAACCGGCCTCGAGGAAGCCTATACCGGCGAAGGAACCATGATCAACAGCGGGCCCTTCGACGGGACCCACAGCACCGTCGGCGTGAGCGCGGTCACGGACTGGCTGGATAAGCGCGGCGTCGGAAAGCGCCAGGTCAACTACCGGCTGCGGGACTGGTGCATCAGCCGCCAGCGGTACTGGGGGCCGCCGATCCCGATGATTCACTGCGGAGACTGCGGCGTGGTGCCAGTTCCCGAGGACCAGTTGCCCGTAATCCTCCCCCACGTGGAGGACTTCAGGCCGGACGGGACGGGACGGAGTCCGCTGGCGCGCGACCCGTCCTTCCTGAACACCACCTGTCCCGCGTGTGGCGGTCCCGCCACCCGGGAGACCGACGTCAACGACAACTTCCTCGATTCGGCGTGGTATTTCTTCCGGTATCCGAGCTCGGAACGCGAGGACGTGGTCTTCGACCCGGAGATGACGGAACGGTGGCTGCCCGTGGACATGTACGTGGGGGGCAACGAGCACGCGGTGCTACATCTCATGTACACCCGGTTCGTCACGATGGCGCTGCACGACATCGGCCTGATCTCCTTTTCCGAACCCTTCAAGAAGTTCCGGGCCCATGGCACCATCATCCGCTCCGGCGCGAAAATGAGCAAGTCCAAGGGGAACGTGGTCAATCCCGACGAATACCTGGACAAATTCGGAGCGGACGCCTTCCGCACTTATCTCATGTTCCTGGGGCCCTACCAGGTGGGCGGTGACTTTCAAGACGCGGGCATCAACGGCGTCCGACGGTTCTACGACCGGCTCTGGCGCTACGTAACCGGAACCACGTTCAGTGAAGCGCTGGCCGACGATCCCGAGATGCTCGCCCTGCTGCATGCCAAAATCCGCGACGTCACCGAAGACATCGAAACATTTCAGTACAATACCGCCATCGCGCGCCTGATGGAACTGCTCAACGGTTTGCAGAACGCGTTTTCGCATCATCGCGACGCGGCCTGCACGCTGCTTCAACTGGCCGCGCCCTTCGCGCCGTTCATCTCCCAGGAACTTTGGACGCACCTGGGCCGGGAGGGCATGATCTGCGACGTACCCTGGCCGGAGTACGATCCGTCGTTGATCGTATCCGCCACGATCGAGTACGTCATCCAGATCAACGGCCGGGTACGTGACCGCCTGGAACTGCCGCCCGGGACGCCCCGCGAGGAAATCGAGCAGGCCGCCTTCGCCAGCGAGCGCGTGCGCCAGTGGACGGACGGCAAGGAATCGGTGCGGAACATCTTCGTGCCGGACAAGCTGCTCAATATCGTGGTCAAGGGTTAG
- a CDS encoding indolepyruvate ferredoxin oxidoreductase family protein has protein sequence MTTDSLPAPSLRDRYLKNRGPVFLTGIHAIVRFLLEKQRRDALSCGAVRRSFIAGYEGSPLGGLDLELRQQAALLNEAAPFVHQAAVNEKTAAAAVHGSQYEGNVDGFWYGKAHGVKWALDEFSLANIAGTGKDSGVVLFCGDDHMAKSSGYPASSEQALRDARIPVFYPSTVSEVITYAHHALALSRYAGVLCGLKLVTPICDGAETVDVNPELPSVTLPPGMPGGRPGQPVRPYEKRFHQVVISTQSVPFEEELTTIRMEIAAEYARANGIDTVENTESDCPLGIVATGKSYADIVQALRLLNLEDQVPILKLGVIYPVNPRTIREFAGRLQTLVVLEEKGPFVEEAVAHALLGTGVEHVHGKRGPGDRPLIPAYGELNPDLLTQRLGPMLQEIFPSAPIYARMEELTSIAERDPGAFARRTAHYCPGCPHSVSARAPEGEVAGGEIGCSSLDAYIEADGRGVRWIPTMGLGGAIYNGMFPFNGNRHLFQNIGDGTVLHSGLITIFSSISHGANVTYKVLWNHVVAMTGGQDITGQPTLDDFALILLGMGVQDVTVVSKFPERVSLKRARAALKPGQNLLLEPRDGLESAQESLSRKPGVKVLVYDQECATEHRRRRKRQRLAPERYVFIHERVCEGCGDCGQQSMCLALEPRETEFGPKTAILQSACNQDLSCLKGDCPSFVSVEPVGDSRPLRAECPLLDDSDLQEPGSKTAIEGEYAIHLIGIGGTGVVTVAHLLAVAALFDGKKVSEMNRTGLAQKGGPVESPIILGEGEVPPSSYIPAGRCDLYLAADIAGAVNPLNLQAASAHRTVAVVSRSGVPTAKMVYDPQVPGADVPAMEAQIEAHTRSVDNVFIDAQDYAMKLFGNHIVANVFLLGVAYQAGHIPLQAGSIERAIRLNGQAVDVNIQAFRWGRMAVHDRTRLDGAVEEPEPGSDELVRRYARLLGRKRGQAFEAMIGRIPVRQESFQRSWAIRVAELIAFQDTKLAERFVDRIARVYEGDERVGGPDRGYLLTTHAAFMLHKLMAYKDEYEVARLLTDPSEPGIAERFDGPVRVSYHLHPPLLRAWGLDRKLRLGPWFRPFLRIMARCRFLRGTPFDPFGYTAARREERELVAWYESLLDQALAMLTPENYPEVSELLQLPDEIRGYEQVKHRSVLRVKKKADEMLETLLQGAASRPVRTR, from the coding sequence TTGACCACCGACTCCTTACCAGCTCCCTCGCTGCGGGACCGATACCTCAAAAACCGCGGTCCGGTCTTTCTCACCGGCATACACGCCATCGTCCGCTTCCTGCTGGAAAAGCAGCGGCGTGACGCCCTGTCCTGCGGTGCTGTAAGACGCAGCTTCATAGCCGGCTATGAAGGCTCGCCCCTCGGCGGCCTCGACCTTGAACTCCGGCAACAGGCCGCTCTGCTCAACGAAGCCGCGCCTTTCGTACACCAGGCGGCGGTCAACGAGAAGACGGCAGCGGCGGCGGTGCACGGCAGCCAGTACGAAGGGAATGTGGACGGGTTCTGGTACGGCAAGGCCCACGGCGTGAAATGGGCCCTGGATGAATTCAGTCTGGCCAACATCGCGGGGACGGGAAAGGACAGCGGCGTCGTCCTGTTCTGCGGGGACGACCACATGGCGAAGAGTTCCGGGTACCCCGCCAGCAGTGAACAGGCCCTGCGCGACGCGCGCATTCCCGTCTTCTACCCTTCGACAGTCTCCGAGGTCATCACCTACGCCCATCACGCGCTGGCGCTCAGCAGGTACGCCGGGGTCCTCTGCGGCCTGAAACTCGTCACGCCCATCTGCGACGGGGCGGAAACGGTGGACGTCAATCCCGAACTTCCCAGTGTGACACTGCCGCCCGGTATGCCTGGCGGTCGGCCTGGACAGCCTGTCCGGCCTTACGAAAAACGCTTCCACCAGGTGGTTATCTCCACCCAGTCCGTCCCCTTTGAAGAAGAACTGACCACGATTCGTATGGAAATCGCCGCCGAGTACGCCCGGGCCAACGGAATCGACACGGTGGAGAACACGGAATCGGACTGTCCCCTCGGTATCGTCGCGACGGGAAAGAGCTACGCCGACATCGTCCAGGCGCTTCGATTGCTGAACCTGGAGGACCAGGTGCCGATCTTGAAGCTGGGCGTGATCTATCCGGTCAATCCGCGGACGATCCGGGAGTTCGCAGGGCGCCTGCAGACCCTGGTGGTCCTGGAGGAAAAGGGTCCTTTCGTGGAAGAGGCGGTGGCCCATGCGCTCCTGGGCACCGGCGTCGAACACGTCCACGGAAAGCGAGGCCCGGGTGACCGTCCGCTCATTCCCGCTTACGGAGAGTTGAATCCCGACCTGCTCACCCAGCGTCTCGGGCCGATGCTGCAGGAGATCTTCCCGTCGGCGCCCATTTACGCCCGCATGGAGGAACTGACATCCATCGCGGAAAGAGACCCGGGCGCCTTCGCCCGGCGCACCGCCCACTACTGTCCCGGATGTCCCCACAGCGTATCGGCCCGCGCGCCCGAAGGGGAGGTCGCGGGCGGCGAAATCGGCTGCTCTTCGCTGGACGCCTACATCGAGGCGGACGGCAGGGGCGTGCGATGGATTCCCACCATGGGCCTGGGCGGCGCCATCTACAACGGGATGTTCCCCTTCAACGGAAACCGTCACCTGTTCCAGAACATCGGCGACGGCACGGTGCTGCACAGCGGCCTGATCACGATCTTCAGCTCGATTTCCCACGGCGCCAACGTCACCTATAAAGTCCTCTGGAACCACGTGGTGGCCATGACCGGCGGCCAGGACATCACCGGGCAGCCGACGCTGGACGACTTCGCGTTGATTCTGCTGGGCATGGGTGTGCAGGATGTAACGGTCGTCAGCAAATTCCCGGAGCGGGTATCGCTCAAACGCGCCCGGGCGGCGTTGAAACCGGGTCAGAATCTGCTGCTCGAACCGCGCGACGGGCTCGAATCCGCCCAGGAGAGCCTGTCGCGAAAGCCCGGCGTGAAGGTGCTGGTCTACGACCAGGAATGCGCCACGGAACACCGGCGCCGCCGCAAGCGTCAGCGTCTCGCCCCCGAACGGTACGTCTTTATTCACGAACGGGTGTGCGAAGGGTGCGGCGACTGCGGACAGCAGTCCATGTGTCTCGCGCTCGAACCAAGGGAGACGGAGTTCGGACCCAAGACCGCCATACTCCAGTCGGCCTGCAACCAGGACCTGTCCTGCCTGAAGGGAGACTGCCCTTCCTTCGTCTCCGTCGAACCGGTTGGAGACAGCAGGCCTTTAAGAGCGGAATGTCCGTTATTGGACGACTCGGACCTGCAAGAGCCCGGCTCCAAGACGGCGATAGAGGGAGAATATGCGATTCACCTCATCGGTATCGGTGGCACCGGCGTCGTGACCGTGGCCCACCTGTTGGCCGTCGCGGCGCTTTTCGACGGGAAGAAGGTGAGCGAGATGAACCGCACGGGGCTGGCGCAGAAGGGAGGTCCCGTGGAATCGCCTATCATCCTGGGGGAAGGCGAGGTCCCCCCTTCCAGCTATATTCCTGCCGGGCGGTGCGATCTGTACCTGGCCGCGGATATCGCCGGCGCGGTGAACCCCCTGAACCTCCAGGCTGCTTCCGCGCATCGGACCGTGGCCGTGGTAAGCCGGTCCGGCGTCCCGACCGCGAAGATGGTGTACGATCCCCAGGTGCCCGGCGCCGACGTCCCGGCCATGGAAGCGCAGATCGAGGCACACACCCGGTCGGTGGACAATGTCTTCATCGATGCGCAGGACTACGCGATGAAGCTATTCGGGAATCACATCGTGGCCAACGTGTTTCTCCTGGGCGTCGCCTACCAGGCCGGGCACATTCCGCTGCAGGCCGGGAGCATCGAACGCGCTATCCGGTTGAACGGCCAGGCCGTCGACGTAAACATTCAGGCCTTCCGATGGGGACGCATGGCCGTACACGACCGGACCCGGTTGGACGGGGCCGTGGAGGAACCCGAACCCGGTTCGGATGAACTGGTCCGCCGTTATGCGCGGTTACTCGGTCGTAAGCGGGGGCAAGCCTTCGAGGCGATGATCGGGCGGATTCCCGTCCGCCAGGAATCTTTCCAAAGGAGTTGGGCCATACGCGTAGCCGAACTGATCGCCTTCCAGGACACGAAGCTCGCCGAGCGGTTTGTTGATCGAATCGCGCGGGTTTACGAAGGGGATGAACGAGTTGGCGGACCGGACCGCGGATACCTGCTTACCACACACGCGGCTTTCATGTTGCACAAGCTCATGGCCTACAAGGACGAGTACGAGGTGGCCCGGCTGCTGACCGACCCGTCCGAACCCGGCATCGCGGAGCGATTCGATGGACCGGTCAGGGTATCCTACCATCTGCATCCGCCCCTGTTGCGGGCGTGGGGACTCGACCGGAAGCTGCGGCTGGGGCCCTGGTTCAGGCCCTTTCTGCGGATCATGGCCCGCTGCAGATTCCTTCGTGGAACCCCCTTCGACCCCTTCGGATACACCGCGGCCCGGAGGGAGGAACGTGAGCTCGTAGCCTGGTACGAATCGTTGCTGGACCAGGCCCTCGCCATGCTCACACCTGAAAACTACCCCGAAGTATCGGAACTGCTCCAACTTCCCGACGAGATCCGGGGATACGAGCAGGTCAAGCACCGCTCGGTGCTCCGGGTGAAGAAGAAGGCCGACGAAATGCTCGAAACCCTCCTCCAGGGCGCGGCGTCGCGCCCGGTCCGCACCCGTTAA
- a CDS encoding histidinol-phosphate transaminase — protein sequence MSNMIKAMNLAASGFTRRKFLKGLALGAGVASLGSYEAVAQMVAGPRARPVRGWGVPEGFIRLSSNENPIGPSPRAVEAIMQYVYKFNRYYRGRGLYGQIAERHGLPVVIPTRDSQDRSEPWVTLGCGSSEVLFAIASAYLRDGGQMIEAAPGYGGVIRTARKYGARARLVRTTRDFHQDLDAMKAAVTEDTRVVIITSPGNPTGIIAPFEDLKKFVSDVPSDVMVFVDEAYIEFARNPQDRIGAAPLILDHENVIVTRTFSKIMGMAGLRIGYGLARPHVIEKLEDNKGGRVSALSMVAAEACIEDDDYQDRARETAWAGHDYFASQFEEMGLEYVPSQSSFMLVNVRTDADEVTRKLFEEYNVLVGNGKRRWRMNNWLRVTSGLQEENEAFIAALKKVLVSSWRHRTDPAQSPSGEATVSGTGQSRQSRSGNRSSRYVSAQLDACRTCRHPSGQ from the coding sequence ATGTCAAACATGATCAAGGCTATGAACCTGGCGGCTTCCGGGTTCACGAGACGCAAGTTCCTTAAGGGGCTTGCATTAGGCGCTGGCGTGGCGTCCCTGGGCAGCTACGAGGCCGTGGCCCAGATGGTGGCGGGACCCCGGGCGCGGCCCGTGCGGGGCTGGGGCGTACCCGAGGGGTTCATCCGGCTGAGCAGCAACGAGAATCCGATTGGTCCGTCGCCCCGGGCCGTCGAAGCCATCATGCAGTACGTCTACAAGTTCAACCGCTACTATCGGGGACGGGGACTATACGGCCAGATCGCGGAACGCCACGGATTGCCGGTCGTCATACCCACTCGGGACTCCCAGGATCGGTCCGAACCCTGGGTGACCCTCGGCTGCGGATCTTCGGAGGTGCTCTTCGCCATCGCGTCGGCCTACCTGCGCGACGGCGGCCAGATGATCGAGGCGGCGCCGGGTTACGGGGGCGTGATCCGTACGGCCCGGAAATACGGGGCCCGGGCGCGGCTGGTCCGCACAACCCGCGATTTCCACCAGGACCTCGACGCCATGAAGGCGGCCGTCACAGAGGATACCCGGGTTGTCATCATCACGTCTCCGGGCAATCCGACGGGCATCATTGCGCCTTTCGAAGACCTCAAGAAGTTCGTCAGCGATGTTCCCTCCGACGTCATGGTCTTTGTCGACGAGGCCTATATCGAGTTCGCGCGGAATCCGCAGGACCGCATCGGCGCCGCTCCCCTGATCCTGGACCACGAGAACGTCATCGTAACGCGCACCTTTTCGAAGATCATGGGCATGGCCGGCCTGCGCATCGGCTACGGCCTGGCCCGGCCCCATGTCATCGAGAAACTCGAAGACAACAAGGGCGGCCGGGTCAGCGCGCTGTCGATGGTCGCCGCCGAGGCGTGTATCGAGGATGATGACTACCAGGACCGCGCCCGGGAAACCGCGTGGGCCGGCCATGACTATTTCGCCAGCCAGTTCGAGGAGATGGGACTGGAGTACGTGCCCAGCCAGTCCAGCTTCATGCTGGTGAACGTGCGCACGGACGCGGACGAGGTTACGCGCAAGCTGTTCGAGGAGTACAACGTGCTCGTGGGCAACGGCAAGCGCCGCTGGCGGATGAACAACTGGCTGCGGGTCACCTCCGGCCTGCAGGAAGAGAACGAAGCCTTCATCGCCGCACTTAAAAAGGTGCTCGTGAGCAGTTGGCGGCACCGGACGGACCCGGCACAATCCCCTTCCGGCGAAGCGACGGTTTCCGGGACCGGGCAATCACGCCAGTCCCGTTCCGGAAACCGTTCATCCCGATATGTCTCCGCTCAACTTGACGCGTGCCGGACGTGCCGACATCCCTCCGGTCAATGA
- a CDS encoding histidinol-phosphate transaminase, whose product MADRAETTQTAPSGFSRRGFLKGVMVGAGAVSLGSYEAVAQMISGPNARPVRGWGVPEGLVRLSGNEMPIGPSPRAVEAVLENVYSFNRYNRNRDIYTKIAERHGLPVVEWPPNTFSPPGAWVTLGCGSSEVLFAVASAYLRDGAEVVEASPGYAGVFRTAEAYGATAKWVPLTSDFQQDLDAMKAAISENTRVVVITNPGNPTGVLVPPDAVRKFVQEVPSDVIVFVDEAYIEFSKNPEDRVGAAPLILDHANVIVARTFSKIMGMAGLGVGYGLARPEVIAKLNQNKGGRPSMLSTNAAVAGIDDHDYQDRARKVTWDGQEYFASQFDEMGIEYVPSQSSFMLINVRKDADEVVRKLREEYNVMVGNGKRRWEMDTWLRVTSGLQEENEAFMAALRKVLVSS is encoded by the coding sequence ATGGCAGACAGGGCTGAAACCACGCAAACGGCACCATCCGGTTTTTCAAGACGAGGCTTTCTCAAAGGCGTGATGGTCGGCGCGGGCGCCGTATCGCTGGGCAGCTACGAGGCCGTGGCGCAGATGATCTCCGGACCCAACGCAAGGCCCGTGCGCGGGTGGGGCGTACCCGAAGGCCTGGTGCGACTGAGCGGCAACGAAATGCCGATCGGCCCGTCGCCGCGCGCGGTCGAAGCTGTCCTGGAGAATGTGTATTCCTTCAATCGGTACAACCGGAACAGGGACATCTATACCAAGATCGCCGAGCGGCACGGGCTGCCCGTGGTGGAGTGGCCTCCCAATACCTTCTCGCCGCCGGGCGCCTGGGTCACCCTGGGCTGCGGCTCGTCGGAGGTGCTGTTCGCCGTGGCGTCCGCCTATCTCAGGGACGGAGCCGAAGTGGTCGAAGCCTCGCCCGGTTACGCCGGCGTGTTCCGCACGGCCGAAGCATACGGTGCCACGGCGAAGTGGGTCCCGCTGACCAGCGACTTCCAGCAGGATCTCGATGCGATGAAGGCCGCCATATCCGAAAACACCAGGGTGGTGGTCATTACCAACCCGGGTAACCCGACGGGCGTCCTCGTCCCCCCGGATGCAGTGAGGAAGTTCGTCCAGGAGGTTCCGTCGGACGTGATCGTATTCGTTGACGAGGCCTACATCGAGTTTTCGAAGAACCCAGAAGACCGGGTCGGCGCTGCGCCGCTGATCCTGGATCACGCGAACGTGATCGTAGCCCGTACGTTCTCCAAGATCATGGGCATGGCGGGGTTGGGCGTCGGCTACGGTCTGGCGCGCCCCGAAGTCATCGCGAAGCTGAACCAGAACAAGGGTGGCAGGCCGAGCATGCTTTCCACCAACGCCGCGGTGGCGGGGATCGATGACCATGACTACCAGGACCGGGCGCGGAAGGTGACGTGGGACGGGCAGGAGTACTTCGCCAGCCAGTTCGACGAGATGGGCATCGAGTACGTGCCCAGCCAGTCCAGTTTCATGCTGATCAACGTGCGTAAGGACGCGGACGAAGTCGTCCGGAAGCTGAGAGAAGAATACAACGTGATGGTCGGCAACGGAAAGCGCCGATGGGAGATGGACACCTGGCTTCGGGTCACCTCGGGGCTGCAGGAAGAGAACGAGGCCTTCATGGCCGCGCTCAGGAAAGTGCTGGTAAGCAGCTGA
- a CDS encoding acyltransferase family protein, whose protein sequence is MHGFRMPVFYLISGFFTAMLWQSRGLSGLARHRLKRIGLPLLVGTLTIIPVTNAFFFPATPLTWMFSWLFSLAHLWFLWYLILMTAAFIACTRTGLRFRHPAWWLLVPASILPQYLMQEGMIGADNSPGFIPIPHVFGYYPVFYLFGAFFYQKRVEVRRWWSAGLVPAVLVVMPAGYLMLNPELLGLSPSNTVRGTVAAIGVVYTWLACFGLLGLFRWIASKHRYWVRYVSDASYWLYLGHLPLVLGGQVLVVSWPVSVHLKFALICVAVTAILLATYHFGVRYTPVGRVLNGPRVRH, encoded by the coding sequence ATTCACGGTTTTCGCATGCCGGTCTTCTATCTGATCAGCGGCTTCTTTACTGCCATGCTCTGGCAATCCCGCGGTCTGAGCGGCCTGGCGCGCCACCGCCTGAAACGCATCGGACTTCCCCTGCTGGTGGGAACGTTGACGATCATCCCGGTTACGAACGCGTTCTTCTTTCCCGCGACTCCCCTGACGTGGATGTTCTCCTGGCTGTTCAGCCTCGCCCACCTCTGGTTCCTGTGGTACCTGATCCTCATGACGGCTGCCTTCATCGCCTGCACGCGAACCGGCCTGCGGTTCCGTCATCCGGCCTGGTGGCTTCTCGTACCGGCCAGCATCCTTCCACAGTACCTGATGCAGGAGGGCATGATCGGCGCGGACAACTCGCCGGGCTTTATTCCGATCCCCCACGTGTTCGGATACTATCCGGTCTTCTACCTGTTCGGCGCGTTCTTCTACCAGAAGCGCGTCGAAGTGCGAAGGTGGTGGTCCGCGGGCCTGGTTCCGGCCGTCCTGGTGGTCATGCCGGCAGGATACCTGATGCTGAACCCAGAGTTACTGGGGCTGTCGCCGTCGAACACAGTCAGGGGGACGGTCGCGGCGATCGGCGTGGTCTATACGTGGCTGGCCTGTTTCGGATTGCTCGGACTGTTTCGCTGGATCGCGTCGAAGCATCGATACTGGGTTCGATACGTCTCGGATGCGTCTTACTGGCTGTACCTGGGCCACTTGCCGCTCGTACTCGGCGGACAGGTGCTGGTGGTGTCCTGGCCAGTCAGCGTGCATCTCAAGTTCGCGCTGATTTGCGTCGCGGTTACCGCCATCCTGCTGGCAACCTATCACTTCGGGGTACGATACACGCCCGTCGGAAGGGTGCTGAACGGCCCCCGCGTCCGTCATTGA
- a CDS encoding glycosyltransferase, which yields MLLRAKPVGSHPTRPASSIYVRLKPPQTSTNTLPMSMPRISVLMPVYNAAGTLPETLQSIAGQTLGDFEVIAVDDGSDDDSRMILEAWGRGDRRIKPVCAGRVGLVKALNHGLSLCRGALLARMDADDRMQPDRLVRQVELLDSRPDISVAGSLVEIFADGTVGEGMKVYEAWLNSLVEPEDIAREIFIESPIAHPSAMVRRDELVGLGGYRDAGWPEDYDLWLRYHAAGRRFAKVPKTLLYWREHADRLTRTDSRYSVENFLRVKAHFLVNGPLKGRDGLIVWGAGQTGRRLTRHIVRMGRPADAFVDISPRKIGRHLREAPVIGPDELPATWTRYRHPMLIVAVSSRGARKLIRQALTDIGLVEVEDYLCAA from the coding sequence GTGCTTCTCCGTGCCAAACCTGTCGGATCCCATCCGACCCGGCCCGCGTCGTCGATCTACGTACGCCTGAAACCGCCCCAGACTTCCACCAACACTTTGCCCATGTCCATGCCGCGCATATCCGTCCTGATGCCGGTATACAACGCCGCCGGCACGCTTCCCGAGACCCTGCAGAGCATCGCCGGGCAGACGCTGGGCGATTTCGAGGTCATCGCGGTCGACGACGGGTCGGACGACGACAGCAGGATGATCCTGGAGGCCTGGGGGCGAGGGGACAGGAGAATCAAGCCGGTCTGCGCAGGCCGCGTCGGACTGGTCAAGGCCCTGAACCACGGGCTGTCGTTGTGCCGCGGAGCGCTGTTGGCCCGCATGGACGCCGACGACCGAATGCAACCCGATCGTCTTGTGCGGCAGGTGGAACTGCTGGATTCCCGGCCCGATATCAGCGTAGCCGGATCGCTCGTGGAGATCTTCGCCGACGGGACGGTGGGCGAGGGCATGAAGGTATATGAAGCCTGGCTGAACAGCCTGGTCGAACCCGAGGATATCGCCCGGGAGATCTTCATTGAAAGTCCGATCGCCCATCCGTCGGCCATGGTGCGTCGGGACGAACTCGTGGGACTCGGCGGATACCGCGATGCCGGCTGGCCGGAGGACTACGACCTGTGGCTTCGCTACCACGCCGCGGGACGGCGATTCGCCAAGGTACCGAAAACGCTGCTGTACTGGCGGGAGCACGCGGACCGGTTGACGCGAACCGACTCCCGTTACTCGGTGGAGAACTTCCTCCGCGTCAAGGCGCACTTCCTGGTCAACGGACCGCTGAAAGGCCGGGACGGGCTGATCGTCTGGGGCGCCGGACAGACCGGCCGCAGGTTGACCAGGCATATCGTCCGCATGGGCCGTCCGGCAGATGCATTCGTGGACATATCTCCCCGGAAGATCGGCAGGCATCTGCGCGAAGCCCCCGTTATCGGTCCCGATGAACTGCCCGCGACCTGGACCCGCTACCGTCATCCCATGCTCATCGTCGCCGTGTCCTCAAGAGGCGCCCGAAAACTGATCCGGCAGGCGCTCACGGATATCGGCCTGGTCGAAGTGGAAGACTACCTGTGCGCGGCGTGA